The following proteins come from a genomic window of Sorghum bicolor cultivar BTx623 chromosome 3, Sorghum_bicolor_NCBIv3, whole genome shotgun sequence:
- the LOC8075005 gene encoding uncharacterized protein DDB_G0283357: MEGYDREFWQFSDTLRLQTAAFSGLSLGDSIWSPATGGAAAGADRRNNSTNDLFAASASPADTTAAKNVGGVGLRLNLNDGGPGLIGSGKLAFGGSKADRYNNLPATTEKAASASAYNNNINVNAGYAKNNNNNSALAFNKMGIYGYNTNNSNISNNSSSGEVKSYFNKSAGRAASNNSHGHGHAGGKKGGEYGNKKKHGKNEGNNGGGGAGATDKRFKTLPASEALPRGQAIGGYIFVCNNDTMDENLRRELFGLPSRYRDSVRAIRPGLPLFLYNYSTHQLHGIFEAVSFGGTNIDPTAWEDKKCPGESRFPAQVRVATRKIYDPLEEDAFRPILHHYDGPKFRLELSVTEALALLDIFADKDDA; this comes from the exons ATGGAGGGCTACGACCGCGAGTTCTGGCAGTTCAGCGACACGCTGCGCCTGCAGACGGCCGCCTTCTCCGGCCTATCCCTCGGCGACTCCATCTGGTCCCCCGCcaccggcggcgccgccgccggggctGACCGGCGCAACAACAGCACCAACGACCTCTTCGCCGCATCCGCATCGCCCGCCGACACCACCGCCGCCAAGAACGTCGGCGGCGTCGGCCTCAGACTCAATCTCAACGATGGCGGGCCAGGCCTCATCGGCTCCGGAAAGCTCGCCTTCGGCGGCAGCAAGGCCGACCGCTACAACAACCTCCCCGCCACCACCGAGAAGGCCGCGTCCGCGTCCGCGTACAACAACAACATCAACGTCAACGCCGGCTACGCcaagaacaacaacaacaacagcgCCCTGGCGTTCAACAAGATGGGGATCTACGGCTACAACACGAACAACAGCAACAtcagcaacaacagcagcagcgggGAGGTGAAGAGCTACTTCAACAAGTCCGCCGGGAGGGCGGCGAGCAACAACAGCCACGGGCACGGGCACGCCGGCGGCAAGAAGGGAGGGGAGTACGGCAATAAGAAGAAGCACGGCAAGAACGAGGGCAACAACGGCGGTGGCGGAGCGGGGGCCACGGACAAGCGGTTCAAGACGCTGCCGGCGTCGGAGGCGCTGCCGCGGGGGCAGGCCATCGGCGGGTACATCTTCGTCTGCAACAACGACACCATGGACGAGAACCTCAGGAGGGAGCTCTTCGGGCTGCCGTCCAGGTACAGGGACTCGGTGCGTGCCATCCGCCCTGGGCTGCCCCTCTTCCTCTACAACTACTCCACCCACCAACTCCACGGCATCTTCGAG GCCGTGAGCTTTGGCGGGACCAACATCGACCCGACGGCGTGGGAGGACAAGAAGTGCCCCGGCGAGTCGCGCTTCCCTGCACAG GTGCGGGTGGCAACGCGGAAGATCTACGACCCCCTGGAGGAGGACGCCTTCCGCCCCATCCTCCACCACTACGACGGGCCCAAGTTCCGGCTCGAGCTCTCCGTCACCGAGGCCCTCGCACTCCTCGACATCTTCGCCGACAAGGACGACGCCTGA
- the LOC8075478 gene encoding F-box protein SKIP8, with translation MDGARVLIAAGATAVCCLACAFWVFHSSSSSSSSSPASSKKHQSPPANCCGCASCGCRDAKSANGDMAVGGENKKKASEPAPPETPSMMEQLVPEITTHALSYLDYTSLCRLSMTNSAMRRAANDDGAWKALYHKDFTVEQGTINPPNGWKAYYAATKAIINLNAEFYNIIREGALPAMSRFWLNADYVKCIHATGEFCTGYNAVMESWGLLFNWGQDGGQGIAFQIRDVRVRVLGEVAWVNMKANVDVDPVLFHVTNVYELWNGRWYMVHHHSSLMADPAPHNMFG, from the exons ATGGACGGCGCCCGAGTCCTGATCGCCGCCGGTGCCACCGCCGTCTGCTGCCTCGCCTGCGCCTTCTGGGTCTTccactcctcttcctcctcctcctcctcctcccccgcaTCCTCAAAGAAGCACCAATCCCCTCCCGCCAACTGCTGCGGCTGCGcctcctgcggctgccgcgaCGCCAAGTCCGCCAACGGCGACATGGCTGTGGGCGGGGAGAACAAGAAGAAGGCGTCGGAGCCGGCTCCGCCTGAGACGCCCTCCATGATGGAGCAGCTCGTGCCGGAGATCACCACCCACGCTCTCAGCTACCTCGACTACACCAGCCTCTGCCGTCTCTCCATGACCAACTCAGCCATGCGCCGCGCGGCCAACGACGACGGCGCCTGGAAGGCACTGTACCACAAG GATTTTACGGTGGAGCAGGGTACTATAAATCCTCCTAATGGATGGAAGGCATACTATGCAGCTACAAAAGccatcattaaccttaatgcaGAGTTCTACAATATCATCAGGGAAGGGGCCTTGCCAGCAATGAGCCGTTTTTGGCTTAATGCAGACTATGTCAAGTGTATTCATGCGACTGGGGAGTTCTGCACTGG ATACAACGCAGTGATGGAGAGCTGGGGCCTGCTATTCAACTGGGGCCAAGATGGAGGGCAGGGCATTGCCTTCCAGATAAGGGATGTCCGTGTCCGTGTGCTCGGTGAGGTGGCATGGGTTAACATGAAGGCGAATGTCGACGTTGACCCAGTGCTGTTCCATGTTACCAACGTGTATGAGCTCTGGAACGGCAGGTGGTATATGGTCCATCACCATAGCTCGCTGATGGCTGACCCTGCTCCGCATAATATGTTTGGGTGA